The Fusarium falciforme chromosome 7, complete sequence genome window below encodes:
- a CDS encoding NmrA domain-containing protein — protein sequence MVTQVKNVALVGASGNLGVVIQNDFLAQLDSPLRVSVLTRQGSDAKFPAGLNAISTDYSPASLEQGLRGQDVVIMFLPPESTVDHETVMDAAVRAVVKRFFPSDVIDGLLGVDVNTRQVRLYNGGHVPISTGPRDLAAQALYTLLTDPERFEEAKNMYIHVASYTVTQNEILSVVEKLTGQNWKVENLKSNEVVSEALESIKNGWNWGLALQVQAILFDRGSDGHARGDFRPLGIWINKLNLPKSTPEEDPRGPLAGEWKGILHWQPEKLPNYTLKQDIALGTRL from the exons ATGGTGACCCAAGTCAAGAATGTCGCACTCGTTGGT GCCAGCGGTAATCTAGGGGTTGTCATCCAGAATGACTTCCTCGCACAGCTAGACTCACCCCTCCGTGTCTCCGTCTTAACAAGACAGGGCTCCGATGCCAAGTTCCCCGCTGGCTTGAATGCCATCTCAACCGACTACAGCCCGGCGTCTCTTGAGCAAGGCTTGAGGGGACAAGATGTGGTTATCATGTTCCTCCCCCCGGAATCTACCGTCGACCACGAAACCGTCATGGACGCGGCCGTCAGGGCTGTCGTCAAGCGCTTCTTCCCTTCCGA TGTTATCGATGggcttcttggtgttgacgtCAACACCCGCCAAGTGCGCTTGTACAACGGCGGCCATGTACCAATCTCCACGGGCCCCCGTGACCTGGCGGCCCAGGCCCTCTACACGCTCCTAACTGACCCAGAGCGGTTCGAAGAAGCAAAGAACATGTACATCCATGTGGCTTCTTACACCGTGACACAAAACGAGATTCTCTCGGTCGTGGAAAAGCTGACCGGTCAGAACTGGAAGGTCGAGAATCTCAAGTCCAACGAGGTTGTGTCTGAAGCGTTGGAGAGCATCAAGAACGGGTGGAATTGGGGCCTTGCTCTCCAGGTCCAGGCAATTCTGTTTGACCGAGGCTCGGACGGGCACGCAAGGGGTGACTTTCGGCCGTTGGGGATATGGATTAACAAGCTGAATCTGCCCAAAAGCACTCCGGAAGAAGACCCGAGGGGTCCTCTTGCTGGGGAGTGGAAGGGAATTCTTCACTGGCAGCCAGAGAAGCTTCCAAACTACACACTCAAGCAGGATATTGCTCTCGGCACGCGCCTGTAA